The following are encoded together in the Bradyrhizobium algeriense genome:
- the flaF gene encoding flagellar biosynthesis regulator FlaF, translating into MSSAAANAYARIANTTSSPRDIEAQALLKAANKLQAIVTNENATSEQISEALMFNRKLWAIFLSDVLRDENQQPLAVRQNIANLGIFVLSQTMALQISPQVEHIKPLIEINRNLAAGLGGRA; encoded by the coding sequence ATGTCTAGTGCTGCCGCCAATGCCTACGCACGTATTGCAAACACCACCTCTTCCCCCCGTGATATCGAAGCCCAGGCCCTGCTGAAGGCGGCGAACAAGTTGCAGGCTATCGTCACCAACGAAAACGCGACGAGCGAACAGATCTCCGAAGCGCTGATGTTCAACCGCAAGCTATGGGCCATCTTTCTCAGCGACGTCTTGCGCGACGAAAACCAGCAACCGTTGGCAGTGCGACAGAACATCGCCAACCTCGGTATCTTCGTTCTGAGCCAGACCATGGCGCTGCAGATCAGCCCGCAGGTCGAGCACATCAAGCCACTGATCGAGATCAACCGCAATCTCGCGGCCGGCCTCGGCGGCCGCGCCTGA
- a CDS encoding flagellar hook-basal body complex protein, whose amino-acid sequence MGIFGALTTSVAGLRAQSYALENISGNIANSQTTAFKRIDTSFLDLIPDTGVNNQLAGSVTTASRETNTVQGDVQAASVSTYMAINGNGFFVVQKPGSFSDNQPIFSGVDNYTRRGDFALDKNGYLVNGAGYYVEGVPIDPATGNMTGSVPQVLKFANDFLPAVPTSVVSYRANLASYPLTTKHDNSIPGSELLQPADFASGNPRSLGTPATPYGDATIVGAAKNNKLTTPTPISTSTLLAGGTNTNSLTTNFVAGNTITVNSTTIQFYDSGAGGTPGAPPNLYLDLATATVGNLLSTIDGITGASSTTPPTPSTINSSGAITLHSGIAANLTITTTNTTAFGALGLTAPVNVPRTGGGTAGTGQVLGSDLQAFINESVSGGAVTAYDISGSPVSLQLRWAKVDSSSLGAGHTDTWNMFYQVNSSATGTDLAWQNVNTDFTFSPNGQMTPAIAGITLTAPTIGGVPLGNISINFGAGGVTQFADANGNVKVNQIQQDGFPAGSLQTVSIGQNGRVVGNYSNGRNIDLAQISVATFNGTNFLKRIDGGAFEATDQSGQALYGSGGTIVGSSLENSNTDIADEFTKLIVTQQAYSANTKVITTSNSMVQDLLNVLR is encoded by the coding sequence ATGGGTATCTTCGGCGCTCTTACGACCTCGGTTGCGGGGCTGCGCGCGCAGTCCTATGCGCTGGAAAACATCTCCGGCAACATCGCCAACTCGCAGACCACCGCCTTCAAGCGGATCGACACCAGCTTCCTCGATCTGATCCCGGACACCGGCGTCAACAATCAGCTCGCCGGCAGCGTCACCACCGCATCGCGTGAGACCAACACCGTGCAGGGCGACGTGCAGGCCGCGTCGGTCTCCACCTACATGGCGATCAACGGCAACGGCTTCTTCGTGGTGCAGAAGCCCGGCAGCTTCAGCGACAACCAGCCGATATTTTCGGGCGTCGACAATTACACCCGCCGCGGCGACTTTGCGCTCGACAAGAACGGCTACCTGGTCAACGGCGCGGGCTATTATGTCGAAGGCGTTCCGATCGATCCGGCGACCGGCAACATGACCGGCAGCGTGCCGCAGGTGCTGAAATTCGCCAACGACTTCCTGCCGGCGGTGCCGACATCGGTGGTGAGCTATCGCGCCAACCTGGCGAGCTATCCGCTGACCACCAAGCACGACAATTCGATTCCGGGGTCGGAGTTGCTGCAGCCGGCGGATTTCGCGTCCGGCAATCCGCGTTCGCTCGGCACGCCTGCCACGCCTTATGGCGACGCCACGATCGTGGGCGCCGCCAAGAACAACAAGCTGACGACGCCGACACCCATCTCGACATCAACCCTGTTGGCCGGAGGCACCAATACGAATTCGCTCACCACGAACTTCGTCGCCGGCAATACCATCACCGTGAACTCAACAACCATCCAGTTCTACGACTCGGGCGCCGGCGGCACCCCAGGCGCGCCGCCGAATCTTTATCTCGATCTTGCGACAGCCACCGTCGGCAACCTGCTCTCGACCATCGACGGCATCACTGGTGCGTCATCGACGACGCCGCCAACGCCGTCCACGATCAACAGCAGCGGTGCGATCACGCTGCATAGCGGCATTGCCGCCAACCTCACGATCACTACCACCAATACTACTGCATTTGGGGCCCTCGGCCTGACGGCGCCCGTGAATGTGCCGCGCACCGGCGGCGGCACTGCCGGCACCGGACAGGTGCTCGGCAGCGATCTCCAGGCCTTCATCAACGAATCCGTCAGCGGCGGAGCGGTGACGGCCTACGACATCTCCGGCTCGCCGGTCAGCCTGCAACTGCGCTGGGCCAAGGTCGACAGTTCGTCGCTGGGCGCCGGCCACACCGACACCTGGAACATGTTCTACCAAGTCAACTCCAGCGCCACCGGCACCGACCTCGCCTGGCAGAACGTCAATACCGACTTCACCTTCTCGCCGAACGGCCAGATGACGCCGGCGATCGCCGGCATCACCCTGACCGCGCCGACCATCGGCGGCGTGCCGCTCGGCAATATCTCGATCAACTTCGGAGCCGGCGGCGTCACCCAGTTCGCCGATGCCAACGGCAACGTGAAGGTCAACCAGATCCAGCAGGACGGCTTTCCGGCCGGATCGCTGCAGACCGTGTCGATCGGCCAGAACGGCCGGGTGGTCGGCAACTATTCCAACGGCCGCAACATCGACCTTGCGCAGATCTCGGTCGCAACCTTCAACGGCACCAATTTCCTCAAACGCATCGACGGCGGCGCGTTCGAGGCGACGGACCAGTCCGGCCAGGCGCTGTACGGCAGCGGCGGGACGATCGTCGGCTCGTCGCTGGAAAACTCCAACACCGACATCGCCGACGAGTTCACCAAGCTGATCGTCACCCAGCAGGCCTATTCGGCCAACACGAAGGTGATCACCACATCCAACTCCATGGTTCAGGATCTGCTGAACGTGCTGCGATAG
- a CDS encoding flagellin yields the protein MSDIVLTAAVRQNLLSLQGTADLLATTQTRLATGKKVNSALDNPTNYFTAAGLDARAGDISNLLDSIGNGVQVLQAANTGITSLQKLVDTAKSIANQALQQPTGYSTKSNIQYLGAGTGAAPAGPATAADLTTSALNGGVYTFTNSAGLAATITIGTAASAFNPTTKAATVKTLDQLNTALAVAGVNLSASITGADNLTFTSTNDGAGQVITSTAGPTAPTALDAINISANAFGGGVGGAIVAAVPDAVSQTARATLVSQYNQVIQQLKTTAQDASFNGINLLDGNSLKLIFNETGKSTLTIAGVTFDPNGLGLAPLAAGTDFIDNVLTGKVLTALNNASSTLRSQASAFGANLSIVQIRQDFAKNIINVLQTGSSNLTLADSNEEAANSQALSTRQSIAVSALALANQSQQSVLKLLQ from the coding sequence ATGTCCGATATCGTCCTGACGGCGGCAGTCCGCCAGAACCTGCTCTCGCTGCAGGGCACCGCCGATCTGCTCGCCACCACGCAGACCCGCCTCGCCACCGGCAAGAAGGTCAACAGCGCGCTCGACAACCCGACCAACTACTTCACCGCGGCCGGCCTCGATGCCCGCGCCGGCGACATCAGCAATCTGCTCGACAGCATCGGCAACGGCGTGCAGGTGCTGCAGGCCGCCAACACCGGCATCACCTCGCTGCAGAAGCTGGTCGATACCGCCAAGTCAATCGCCAACCAGGCGCTGCAGCAGCCCACAGGCTACAGCACGAAATCCAACATTCAGTACCTCGGTGCGGGCACCGGGGCCGCCCCGGCAGGTCCGGCGACTGCCGCCGACCTCACGACCAGCGCGCTCAACGGTGGTGTTTACACGTTCACCAATTCCGCGGGCCTCGCCGCGACAATCACGATCGGCACGGCTGCCTCGGCCTTCAATCCCACGACCAAGGCGGCGACCGTCAAAACTCTCGACCAGCTCAACACGGCGCTGGCAGTGGCGGGCGTCAACCTGTCGGCCTCGATCACAGGCGCCGATAACCTGACATTCACGTCCACCAACGACGGTGCAGGCCAGGTGATCACCAGCACCGCGGGCCCCACTGCGCCGACGGCGCTGGACGCAATCAACATCAGCGCGAACGCGTTCGGCGGCGGCGTCGGCGGTGCGATCGTTGCGGCGGTTCCAGACGCGGTGTCGCAAACCGCGCGTGCCACGCTGGTCAGCCAGTACAACCAGGTCATCCAGCAGCTCAAGACCACGGCGCAGGATGCATCGTTCAACGGCATCAACCTCCTGGACGGCAACTCGCTGAAGCTGATCTTCAACGAAACCGGCAAGTCGACGTTGACGATCGCGGGGGTCACCTTCGACCCGAATGGCCTCGGCCTTGCACCGCTCGCCGCCGGCACCGATTTCATCGACAACGTGTTGACCGGCAAAGTGCTGACGGCGCTCAACAACGCCAGCAGCACGCTGCGCTCGCAGGCCTCGGCGTTCGGCGCCAACCTCTCGATCGTGCAGATCCGCCAGGACTTCGCGAAGAACATCATCAACGTGCTGCAGACCGGTTCGTCCAACCTGACCCTGGCCGACTCCAACGAGGAGGCGGCCAACAGCCAGGCGCTGTCGACCCGCCAGTCGATCGCGGTCTCCGCGCTCGCGCTCGCCAACCAGTCGCAGCAGAGCGTGCTCAAGCTCCTGCAATAA
- a CDS encoding flagellin, whose translation MSLSNITLSASVRQNLLSLQGTADLLSTTQTRLATGKKVNSALDNPTNFFTAAGLDARASDIGNLLDSIGNGVQVLQAANTGITSLSKLVDTAKSIANQALQQPGGFTKATFTGNAPTAGTLGTAADLTAAGTNSFNAQTIVFKTSANASDDVTITLGVAAGQINTIDALNTKLVASGIQLSAGIDATTGKLTFTSTNDSASQTITNGAAYVAPPAGSSSSVNISGGAAVTGGTIVAAAPDANVQNARAGLVAQYNQIIEQIKTTAQDASFNGVNLLNGDTLKLVFNETGKSTSTIAGVTFDPNGLGLASAVVGTDFIDNTATNKVLSALNTASTTLRSQASAFGANLSIVQIRQDFSKNIINVLQTGSSNLTLADSNEEAANSQALSTRQSIAVSALALANQSNQSVLQLLR comes from the coding sequence ATGTCTCTCTCCAACATCACCCTCTCGGCTTCGGTTCGCCAGAACCTGCTCTCGCTGCAGGGCACCGCCGATCTGCTCTCGACCACGCAGACCCGCCTCGCCACGGGCAAGAAGGTCAACAGCGCGCTCGACAACCCCACCAACTTCTTCACCGCCGCAGGTCTCGACGCCCGCGCCAGCGACATCGGCAACCTGCTCGACAGCATCGGCAACGGCGTGCAGGTGCTGCAGGCCGCCAACACCGGCATCACCTCGCTGTCAAAGCTGGTCGATACCGCCAAGTCGATCGCCAACCAGGCGCTGCAGCAGCCCGGCGGCTTCACGAAGGCTACCTTCACCGGCAACGCTCCGACGGCGGGCACTTTGGGTACTGCAGCCGATCTGACAGCCGCCGGCACGAACTCGTTTAACGCGCAGACCATTGTTTTCAAGACATCGGCGAATGCTTCGGACGACGTCACGATCACGCTCGGAGTGGCGGCCGGCCAGATCAATACGATCGATGCCTTGAATACGAAGCTTGTGGCTTCGGGCATTCAGTTGAGCGCCGGCATCGACGCGACCACGGGCAAGCTGACCTTCACCTCGACCAACGATTCCGCGTCGCAGACCATCACCAACGGTGCTGCTTATGTTGCGCCACCGGCTGGTTCTTCGAGTTCGGTGAATATTTCTGGCGGTGCAGCCGTCACCGGCGGAACAATCGTTGCGGCGGCTCCGGACGCCAACGTGCAGAACGCTCGTGCGGGTCTTGTGGCCCAGTACAACCAGATCATCGAGCAGATCAAAACCACGGCGCAGGACGCGTCCTTCAACGGCGTCAACCTGCTCAACGGCGACACGCTGAAGCTGGTGTTCAACGAAACCGGCAAGTCGACCTCGACGATCGCGGGCGTGACCTTCGATCCGAACGGTCTCGGCCTGGCCTCGGCCGTCGTGGGCACTGACTTCATCGACAACACCGCCACCAACAAGGTTCTGTCGGCGCTCAACACCGCCAGCACCACGCTGCGTTCGCAGGCTTCGGCCTTCGGCGCCAACCTCTCGATCGTGCAGATCCGTCAGGACTTCTCGAAAAACATCATCAACGTGCTGCAGACCGGGTCGTCCAACCTGACCCTGGCCGATTCCAACGAGGAAGCGGCCAACAGCCAGGCGCTGTCGACCCGCCAGTCGATCGCGGTCTCCGCGCTCGCGCTCGCCAACCAGTCGAACCAGAGCGTTCTTCAGCTCCTGCGCTGA
- the flgJ gene encoding flagellar assembly peptidoglycan hydrolase FlgJ produces MDTSLINGIGAYTKKKASLINGRNDPQLADALKKISPEAQKKTRAKAQEFEAMFLNSMFSQMTTGVKGEGPFGDTTGTGVWRSMLTDEYSKSFAKSGGIGISNDVFRSLILQQANRAG; encoded by the coding sequence ATGGACACGAGCCTTATCAATGGCATCGGCGCCTACACGAAGAAAAAAGCTTCGCTGATCAACGGCCGCAACGATCCGCAACTCGCCGACGCGCTGAAGAAGATTTCGCCTGAGGCGCAGAAGAAGACGCGCGCCAAGGCCCAGGAGTTCGAGGCGATGTTCCTCAACTCGATGTTTTCGCAGATGACCACCGGCGTCAAAGGCGAAGGGCCGTTCGGCGACACGACCGGCACCGGCGTCTGGCGCTCGATGCTGACGGACGAATATTCGAAATCCTTTGCCAAGTCCGGCGGCATCGGCATTTCCAACGACGTCTTCCGCTCCTTGATCCTGCAGCAAGCCAACCGCGCCGGCTGA
- the flbT gene encoding flagellar biosynthesis repressor FlbT produces the protein MALKVELKPFERIIIGESVITNSETRAHFLIDGAAPILREKDILTAETANSPVKRLYLCAQMMYLEKDIPKYQELYMGFVKDLLEAVPSFRPQIEDASKLILSGQLYNSLKEIRKLIKLEEELLR, from the coding sequence ATGGCGCTGAAGGTTGAATTGAAGCCGTTCGAGCGGATCATCATCGGTGAAAGCGTCATCACCAATTCGGAGACGCGAGCCCACTTTTTGATCGATGGCGCAGCGCCGATCCTGCGCGAGAAGGACATCCTGACGGCGGAGACAGCCAATTCCCCGGTGAAGCGGCTCTATCTCTGCGCGCAGATGATGTACCTGGAAAAGGACATCCCGAAGTACCAGGAGCTTTATATGGGCTTCGTCAAGGATTTGCTGGAGGCGGTGCCGAGCTTCAGGCCGCAGATCGAGGACGCAAGTAAGCTAATTTTAAGCGGCCAACTCTACAATTCGTTAAAGGAAATCCGCAAGCTTATCAAACTGGAAGAGGAGTTGCTGAGGTGA
- a CDS encoding flagellar basal body P-ring protein FlgI, protein MPGIRSARLIWVACAALLALALAPSPAGATSRIKDLANIEGVRQNQLIGYGLVVGLNGTGDTLNNIPFTKQSLQAMLERMGVNIRGATIRTGNVAAVMVTGNLPAFGTQGTRMDVTVSALGDAKNLQGGTLLVTPLLGADGNVYAVAQGSLAISGFQAEGEAAKITRGVPTVGRIANGAIIEREIEFALNRLPNVRLALRNADFTTAKRIAAAVNDFLGVKTAEPIDPSTVQLAIPTEFKGNVVAFLTEIEQLQVEPDLAAKIVIDERSGIIVMGRDVRVATVAVAQGNLTVTISESPQVSQPNPLSRGRTVVTPRTGVSVSEDGKKFAVVKDGVSLQQLVDGLNGLGIGPRDLIGILQAIKAAGAIQADIEVM, encoded by the coding sequence ATGCCCGGCATCCGTTCGGCAAGACTGATTTGGGTGGCCTGCGCCGCGCTGCTGGCGCTGGCGTTAGCGCCCTCGCCTGCGGGTGCGACGTCGCGGATCAAGGATCTCGCCAATATCGAAGGCGTGCGGCAGAACCAGCTGATCGGCTATGGCCTCGTGGTCGGCCTCAACGGCACCGGCGACACGCTGAACAACATCCCATTCACCAAGCAATCGCTGCAGGCAATGCTGGAGCGCATGGGCGTCAACATCCGCGGCGCCACCATCCGCACTGGCAACGTCGCCGCCGTCATGGTCACCGGCAATCTGCCGGCGTTCGGGACTCAGGGCACGCGGATGGACGTCACGGTATCCGCGCTCGGCGACGCCAAGAACCTGCAGGGCGGCACCCTGCTCGTCACTCCCCTGCTCGGCGCCGACGGCAACGTCTATGCGGTCGCCCAGGGCTCGCTTGCGATCTCCGGCTTCCAGGCCGAAGGCGAGGCCGCCAAGATCACCCGCGGCGTGCCGACCGTCGGCCGCATCGCCAACGGCGCCATCATCGAGCGCGAGATCGAATTCGCGCTCAATCGCCTGCCCAATGTCCGGCTGGCGCTGCGCAACGCCGATTTCACCACCGCCAAGCGCATAGCGGCAGCCGTCAACGATTTCCTCGGCGTCAAGACCGCCGAGCCGATCGATCCCTCCACGGTGCAGCTCGCGATCCCCACCGAATTCAAGGGCAACGTCGTCGCTTTCCTGACCGAGATCGAGCAATTGCAGGTCGAGCCGGATCTCGCCGCCAAGATCGTCATCGACGAACGTTCCGGCATCATCGTGATGGGCCGCGACGTCCGCGTCGCCACCGTGGCGGTGGCGCAAGGTAATCTCACCGTAACGATTTCCGAAAGCCCGCAAGTCAGCCAGCCCAACCCGCTGTCGCGCGGCCGCACCGTGGTGACGCCGCGCACGGGGGTCAGCGTCAGCGAAGACGGCAAGAAATTTGCGGTCGTGAAAGACGGCGTCTCGCTGCAGCAGCTCGTCGACGGCCTCAACGGGCTTGGCATCGGCCCGCGCGACCTGATCGGCATCCTGCAGGCGATCAAGGCCGCCGGCGCGATCCAGGCCGACATCGAGGTGATGTGA
- the flgK gene encoding flagellar hook-associated protein FlgK has translation MSLSQALSIAMSGLRANQLALSLTSSNVANSDTPGYIRKTVNQIQTSSGSIGAGVSVTGVNRELDLYLQQQIRTEQSGASYADLRSSILSSLQSIYGTPGGTGTLETAFNKLVTAVQGLSTSSDSQSARIGVLNAAQSLSQQLNSMSGGIQSLRSQAESGLNSAVNTANTAMQQIVNLNGQLASGDTTDAAAAALRDQRDQYVDQLSQLMDIRVIDNGNNQIQVFTNSGVQLVGAEASTLSFNPQGTVTPNTQWDADPTKSNLGTLTLHFPNGGSLNLIQTNSIRSGTIAGYLELRDKTLVQAQTQLDQFAANMSSLLSDKTTAGTAVSSGASNGFDLDLSGLQNGNVIHLTYTDTSNVQHQLSLVRVNDPSVLPLSNNATTDPNDQVIGIDFSAGMASVTSQLNAALGSAGLQFSNTGSTLRVLDNGFGTATVNAASVTSTTSSLLGGSGEVPLFTDGNSLYTGAITAAGQQSVGLAARIRVNSQIVGDPAKLVQYNATTPSGDTTRPDFLYQQLTAGKSLYSPSTGFGTSTLPFQATLSNFSQQIASAQGQAADTAKQIADGQDVVLSTLQEKFNSESGVNIDEEMAHLLSLQNAYAANARVMSTVKQMFDALLQV, from the coding sequence ATGAGTCTCAGTCAAGCCCTCTCAATTGCCATGTCGGGATTGCGCGCCAACCAGCTCGCGCTGTCGCTGACCTCGTCGAACGTCGCCAATTCCGACACGCCGGGCTACATCCGCAAGACCGTCAACCAGATCCAGACGTCCTCCGGTTCGATCGGCGCCGGCGTCAGCGTCACCGGCGTCAATCGCGAACTCGACCTGTATCTGCAGCAGCAGATCCGCACCGAGCAGTCCGGCGCGTCGTACGCCGACCTGCGCTCCTCGATCCTGAGTAGCCTGCAGTCGATCTATGGCACCCCCGGCGGCACCGGAACGCTGGAAACCGCGTTCAACAAACTGGTCACCGCGGTGCAGGGGCTATCGACCAGCTCGGACAGCCAGTCGGCACGGATCGGCGTGCTCAATGCCGCGCAGTCGCTGTCGCAGCAGCTCAACAGCATGTCGGGCGGCATCCAGTCGCTGCGCAGCCAGGCGGAATCCGGGCTCAATTCGGCGGTCAACACCGCCAATACGGCGATGCAGCAGATCGTCAATCTCAACGGCCAGCTTGCTAGCGGCGACACCACCGATGCTGCGGCCGCAGCCCTGAGGGACCAGCGCGACCAGTATGTCGATCAGTTGTCGCAACTGATGGACATTCGCGTCATCGACAACGGCAACAATCAAATCCAGGTCTTCACTAATTCCGGCGTGCAACTGGTCGGTGCCGAGGCCTCGACGCTGTCGTTCAATCCGCAAGGCACGGTGACACCGAACACCCAATGGGACGCCGATCCGACCAAGAGCAACCTCGGCACCCTCACGCTCCACTTCCCGAACGGTGGTTCGCTCAACCTGATTCAGACCAATTCGATCCGTTCCGGCACCATCGCCGGCTATCTCGAGCTGCGCGATAAAACGCTGGTGCAGGCGCAAACCCAGCTTGACCAGTTTGCCGCCAACATGTCGAGCCTGCTGTCCGACAAGACCACGGCGGGAACTGCGGTGAGTTCGGGGGCGTCGAACGGCTTCGATCTCGATCTGTCCGGTCTGCAGAACGGCAATGTAATCCATCTCACCTATACGGATACCAGCAACGTCCAGCATCAGCTGTCGCTGGTGCGGGTCAACGATCCGTCGGTGCTGCCCTTGTCCAACAACGCCACCACCGATCCCAACGATCAGGTGATCGGTATCGATTTCTCCGCCGGCATGGCTTCGGTGACAAGCCAGCTCAACGCGGCGCTCGGCTCAGCCGGCCTGCAGTTCTCCAACACCGGCTCGACGCTGCGGGTGCTCGACAACGGCTTCGGAACCGCGACCGTGAATGCCGCCTCCGTGACGTCGACCACATCGTCGCTGCTGGGCGGCAGCGGCGAGGTGCCGTTGTTTACCGACGGCAACAGCCTTTATACCGGCGCGATCACCGCGGCAGGCCAGCAGTCGGTGGGGCTCGCGGCGCGCATCCGGGTGAACAGCCAGATCGTCGGTGATCCGGCGAAGCTGGTGCAGTACAACGCGACGACGCCGTCCGGCGACACCACGCGACCGGATTTCCTTTACCAGCAGCTCACCGCCGGCAAGTCGCTGTATTCGCCGTCGACCGGCTTCGGTACCTCGACGTTACCGTTCCAGGCGACGCTATCGAATTTTTCGCAGCAGATCGCCAGCGCCCAGGGCCAGGCGGCGGACACCGCCAAGCAGATCGCCGACGGTCAGGACGTGGTGCTGAGCACGCTGCAGGAGAAGTTCAATAGCGAGTCCGGCGTCAACATCGACGAAGAGATGGCGCATTTGCTGTCGCTGCAGAATGCATATGCGGCGAACGCGCGGGTGATGTCGACCGTCAAGCAGATGTTCGACGCGTTGTTGCAGGTCTAG
- a CDS encoding flagellar biosynthesis protein FlgL: MTVSGVGTKTSILASRILDLQSQFDSLQTQLATGKKSNTYAGMGVNRGFAVALRAQISSIDAFSDTMTNVTTRINVANAALTRIIAIGTTVQGAAVTSSTQITSNGQTIAQGTARSSLDEMLSLLNSQSGDRYLFSGRATDTPATAATDDVLNGVGAQAGLKQLIAERKQADVGSGTGRLTQATPTATSISLTEDTGPFGLKLASITSSAASVTTTGPTGSPATGSFDLGATNLNTGDTITLAFNLPDGTSENVQLTATTTTPPQAGQFLIGANSTATAANINAALTTAVGSLANGALVAASALKASSEFFSGSPVPRVGGPPFATATTQVPGTAANTLSWYTGETGTDPARGTAVARVDGSITVQYGARANEQALTAQLQTIAAMAAMTTTTGDPNASAQIGALYQRVATKLLTQTGQQSVQDIAADFAGAQAAMKSAGDRQTQTRNTAETMLQSIEGVTDAEVTAKLLAVQNSLNASYQTTAMLYQTTLLKYI; this comes from the coding sequence ATGACGGTTAGCGGTGTAGGCACCAAGACATCGATTCTGGCATCGCGAATCCTGGACTTGCAAAGCCAGTTCGACAGTCTGCAGACCCAGCTTGCCACCGGCAAGAAATCGAACACCTATGCCGGCATGGGCGTCAACCGCGGCTTTGCCGTCGCGCTGCGCGCGCAGATCAGCAGCATCGACGCGTTCTCGGATACGATGACCAACGTCACCACGCGCATCAACGTCGCCAACGCGGCACTGACGCGGATTATCGCGATCGGAACCACGGTGCAGGGCGCGGCGGTGACGTCCTCGACGCAGATCACCAGCAACGGCCAGACCATTGCCCAGGGCACCGCGCGCAGTTCGCTCGACGAGATGCTGAGCCTGCTGAACAGCCAGTCGGGCGATCGCTATCTGTTTTCCGGACGCGCCACCGACACGCCGGCGACGGCGGCGACCGACGACGTTCTCAACGGCGTCGGCGCGCAGGCGGGCCTGAAGCAGCTGATCGCGGAACGCAAGCAGGCCGATGTCGGCTCCGGCACCGGCCGGCTGACACAGGCAACGCCGACGGCGACGTCGATTTCATTGACCGAGGACACAGGTCCGTTCGGCCTGAAGCTCGCCTCGATCACCTCGTCGGCCGCAAGCGTCACGACCACCGGGCCGACTGGCTCGCCGGCCACCGGGTCGTTCGATCTCGGCGCGACCAACCTGAACACCGGCGACACTATCACGCTGGCGTTCAATCTACCGGACGGCACCTCGGAAAACGTGCAGTTGACCGCGACCACCACGACGCCGCCGCAGGCCGGGCAGTTCCTGATCGGCGCCAACTCGACCGCGACCGCCGCCAACATCAACGCCGCGTTGACCACCGCCGTCGGCAGCCTCGCCAACGGCGCCCTGGTCGCAGCGTCCGCGCTGAAGGCGTCCAGCGAATTCTTCAGCGGCAGCCCGGTGCCGCGCGTCGGCGGTCCGCCGTTCGCCACCGCGACGACGCAGGTGCCCGGCACGGCTGCGAATACGCTCTCCTGGTATACTGGTGAAACCGGCACCGATCCCGCGCGCGGCACCGCGGTGGCACGCGTCGACGGCAGCATCACCGTGCAATATGGCGCCCGCGCCAACGAGCAGGCGCTGACGGCGCAGTTGCAGACCATTGCCGCCATGGCCGCCATGACCACCACGACCGGCGACCCGAACGCCAGCGCCCAGATCGGCGCGCTCTACCAGCGGGTGGCGACAAAACTTTTGACGCAGACCGGCCAGCAGAGCGTGCAGGATATCGCGGCGGATTTCGCCGGCGCGCAGGCCGCGATGAAGTCGGCAGGCGATCGCCAGACCCAGACCAGGAACACCGCGGAGACCATGCTGCAATCGATCGAAGGCGTTACCGACGCGGAGGTCACGGCGAAACTCCTCGCCGTGCAGAACAGCCTCAACGCATCGTACCAGACGACGGCGATGCTGTATCAGACGACGCTGTTGAAATACATCTAA
- the flaF gene encoding flagellar biosynthesis regulator FlaF, producing the protein MSNAAQAYARTSHATASPREIEAQALLKAARQLLDVQANWAGPDKNMHNALLFNRRLWSIFMSAVETNDNPQPLEIRQNIANLGVFVMKQTVDMQLNPDPAKLKSLIDINCNLAAGLSGKA; encoded by the coding sequence ATGTCCAATGCAGCCCAGGCCTACGCGCGTACGTCACATGCAACGGCATCTCCCCGTGAAATCGAGGCGCAGGCGCTGCTGAAGGCTGCGAGACAGCTTCTGGATGTCCAGGCCAACTGGGCAGGCCCCGACAAGAACATGCACAACGCGCTGCTCTTCAATCGCCGGCTGTGGTCGATCTTCATGAGCGCGGTCGAGACCAACGACAACCCGCAACCGCTGGAAATTCGTCAGAACATCGCCAATCTCGGCGTGTTCGTGATGAAGCAGACGGTCGACATGCAGCTGAACCCGGATCCGGCGAAACTGAAGTCGCTGATCGACATCAATTGCAACCTCGCCGCGGGCCTGTCAGGCAAGGCCTGA